In a genomic window of Piliocolobus tephrosceles isolate RC106 chromosome 1, ASM277652v3, whole genome shotgun sequence:
- the CREB3L4 gene encoding cyclic AMP-responsive element-binding protein 3-like protein 4 has translation MDLGIPDLLDAWLEPPEDIFSTGSVLELGLHCPPPEVPVTRLQEQGLQGWKSGGDHGCGLQESEPEDFLKLFIDPNEVYCSEASPGNDSGISEDPCRPDSPPAPRATSSPPLYEVVYEAGALERMQGETGPTVGLISIQLDQWSPAFMVPDSCMVSELPFDAHAHILPRAGTLAPVPCTTLLPCQTLFLTDEEKRLLGQEGVSLPSHLPLTKAEERVLKKVRRKIRNKQSAQDSRRRKKEYIDGLESRVAACSAQNQELQKKVQELERHNISLVAQLRQLQTLIAQTSNKAAQTSTCVLILLFSLALIILPSFSPFQGRPEAGPEDYQPHGVTSRNILTHKDITENLETQVVESRLREPPRAKDANDSTRTLLEKMGGKPRPSGRIGTVLHADEM, from the exons ATGGATCTCGGAATCCCTGACCTGCTGGACGCGTGGCTGGAGCCCCCAGAGGATATCTTCTCGACAGGATCCGTCCTGGAGCTGGGACTCCACTGCCCGCCTCCAGAGGTTCCCGTGACTAGGCTACAGGAACAGGGACTGCAAGGCTGGAAGTCCGGTGGGGACCATGGCTGT GGCCTTCAAGAGAGTGAGCCTGAAGATTTCTTGAAGCTTTTCATTGATCCAAATGAGGTGTACTGCTCAGAAGCATCTCCTGGCAATGACAGTGGCATCTCTGAGGACCCCTGCCGTCCAGACAGTCCCCCTGCCCCCAGGGCAACCAGTTCTCCTCCGCTCTATGAGGTTGTCTATGAGGCAGGGGCCCTGGAGAGGATGCAGGGGGAAACTGGGCCAACTGTAGGCCTCATCTCCATCCAGCTAG ATCAGTGGAGCCCAGCATTTATGGTACCTGATTCCTGCATGGTCAGTGAGCTGCCCTTTGATGCTCATGCCCACATCTTGCCCAGAGCAGGCACCTTAGCCCCAGTGCCTTGTACAACCCTG CTGCCCTGTCAAACCCTGTTCCTGACGGATGAGGAGAAGCGTCTGCTGGGGCAGGAAGGGGTTTCTCTGCCCTCTCACCTGCCCCTCACCAAG GCAGAGGAGAGGGTCCTCAAGAAGGTCAGGAGGAAAATCCGTAACAAGCAGTCAGCTCAGGACAGTCGGCGGCGGAAGAAGGAGTACATTGATGGGCTGGAGAGCAG GGTGGCAGCCTGTTCTGCACAGAACCAAGAATTACAGAAAAAAGTCCAGGAGCTGGAGAGGCACAATAT CTCCTTGGTAGCTCAGCTCCGCCAGCTGCAGACGCTAATTGCTCAAACTTCCAACAAAGCCGCCCAGACCAGCACTTGTGTTCTG attcttcttttttccctggCTCTCATCATCCTGCCCAGCTTCAGTCCATTCCAAGGTCGACCAGAAGCTGGGCCTGAGGATTACCAGCCTCACGGAG TGACTTCCAGAAATATCCTGACCCACAAGGACATAACAGAAAATCTGGAGACCCAAGTGGTAGAGTCCAGACTGAGGGAGCCACCTAGAGCCAAGGATGCAAATGACTCAACAAGGACACTGCTTGAGAAGATGGGAGGGAAGCCAAGACCCAGTGGGCGCATCGGGACCGTGCTGCATGCAGATGAGATGTGA
- the JTB gene encoding protein JTB, with product MPAGSGRHGLPQGRHLCWLLCAFTLKLCQAEAPVQEEKLSASTSNLPCWLVEEFVVTAECSPCSNFQAKTTPECGPTGYVEKITCSSSKKIEFKSCRSALMEQHLFWKFEGAVVFVALIFACLVIIRQRQLDRKALEKVRKQIESI from the exons ATGCCTGCGGGCTCCGGGAGGCATGGCCTCCCCCAGGGCCGCCACCTCTGCTGGTTGCTCTGTGCTTTCACCTTAAAGCTCTG TCAAGCAGAGGCTCCCGTGCAGGAGGAGAAGCTGTCAG CGAGCACCTCAAATTTGCCATGCTGGCTGGTGGAAGAGTTTGTGGTAACAGCAGAGTGCTCTCCATGCTCTAATTTCCAGGCT AAAACTACCCCTGAGTGTGGTCCCACAGGGTATGTAGAGAAAATCACATGCAGCTCATCTAAGAAAATTGAGTTCAAAAG CTGCCGCTCAGCTTTGATGGAACAACACTTATTTTGGAAGTTCGAAGGGGCTGTTGTGTTTGTGGCCCTGATCTTCGCTTGTCTTGTCATCATTCGTCAGCGACAACTGGACAGAAAGGCTCTGGAAAAGGTCCGGAAGCAAATTGAGTCCATATAA
- the RAB13 gene encoding ras-related protein Rab-13 isoform X2: protein MGIILVYDITDEKSFENIQNWMKSIKENASAGVERLLLGNKCDMEAKRKVQKEQADKLAREHGIRFFETSAKSSMNVDEAFSSLARDILLKSGGRRSGNGNKPPSTDLKTCDKKNTNKCSLG from the exons ATG GGCATTATCCTAGTATACGACATCACGGATGAGAAGTCTTTCGAGAATATTCAGAACTGGATGAAAAGCATCAAGGAG AATGCCTCGGCTGGGGTGGAACGCCTCTTGCTAGGGAACAAATGTGACATGGAGGCCAAGAGGAAGGTGCAGAAGGAGCAGGCCGATAAG TTGGCTCGAGAGCACGGGATCCGATTTTTCGAAACTAGTGCTAAATCCAGTATGAATGTGGATGAG GCTTTTAGCTCCCTGGCCCGGGACATCTTGCTCAAGTCAGGAGGCCGGAGATCA GGAAACGGCAACAAGCCTCCCAGTACTGACCTGAAAACTTGCGACAAGAAGAACACCAACAAGTGCTCCCTGGGCTGA